From Demequina lutea, a single genomic window includes:
- a CDS encoding energy-coupling factor ABC transporter permease: MHMPDGVLNPTTLVVAGAASVGALAWSMHEVRRGRPRLGMALGGAAGLLIAHLADVPLYGPYTAHLIGGTLLAIAIGPWLAMMTMATALALEAFLWHDGGTATLGANMLVMGVVGILVGYGAYRGALAVASRLHRDAEEPSALAKASAAAAGAWLSVMASALTLVSLVSVGGVTTLGAVTGAPEATLGDLLPRYAAWGLLEAFVTGVAVAAGLAWGRSVVRIEGAAEIGQRVPVLSR, translated from the coding sequence ATGCACATGCCCGATGGAGTTCTCAACCCGACGACGCTCGTGGTGGCGGGAGCCGCCTCGGTGGGCGCGCTCGCCTGGTCGATGCACGAGGTGCGGCGCGGCCGGCCCCGCCTAGGCATGGCGCTCGGCGGAGCCGCAGGGCTCCTGATCGCTCACCTCGCCGACGTGCCCCTGTACGGCCCGTACACCGCCCACCTGATTGGCGGCACGCTGCTCGCCATCGCCATCGGGCCGTGGCTGGCGATGATGACCATGGCAACGGCGCTGGCGCTCGAGGCCTTCCTGTGGCACGACGGTGGCACCGCCACGCTGGGCGCAAACATGCTCGTCATGGGAGTCGTGGGCATTCTGGTCGGCTACGGCGCATATCGAGGCGCCCTCGCGGTTGCCTCGAGGCTGCACAGAGACGCAGAGGAACCGTCGGCGTTGGCCAAGGCATCGGCCGCTGCCGCCGGGGCTTGGCTGAGCGTCATGGCGTCCGCTCTCACGCTCGTCTCGCTCGTGTCGGTGGGCGGCGTGACCACGCTCGGGGCCGTGACGGGAGCGCCCGAGGCAACCCTCGGCGATCTGCTGCCGCGGTATGCCGCGTGGGGCCTGCTGGAGGCTTTCGTCACCGGTGTGGCCGTCGCTGCCGGCCTGGCCTGGGGGCGCTCGGTCGTGCGCATCGAGGGCGCCGCGGAGATCGGCCAGCGCGTGCCCGTCCTATCCCGGTAA
- a CDS encoding MFS transporter yields the protein MKAPAVLGPPAPAHDEQRAYASPVSGDAVFVPQGDIVVRPDTESGMAGVPRTPGTPLVSPGRANATLVALGVAAFLVVSNEIAPMGLIQTMAVDLGRSEAELGMTVTVFALATMAATLPLAFLTTHMVRRWVIAGTMAFWSIGALVGAVTDSYQGILASRVLTGFGHALFWAAVTPAAAGMFPAARRGRSVARLLLGASAAGVIGLPAETYLAQHVGWHAPFWILSAGGALMAITVAILMPSFRTQQSSIPRGDVPSKPRFLRIMAITMLTTWAMTMTWTYFAALVTDVTGFADSTVPVLLFVGGFVGVGTTWMVARYVDRWPVKSVVVGQFGLLLMWLGMALGSHSKVAVVAMICLQGLSWSVLVVAMINWALRHTPWTSDIGNGTYASVFNAGNAIGSRVGAVILGAWGAQWLPVGSLALTAAALVLVLTVGGWASREGAIRRVVAGGLHRGVG from the coding sequence GTGAAGGCGCCCGCCGTCCTCGGACCCCCCGCACCGGCTCACGACGAGCAGCGCGCGTATGCGAGTCCCGTATCGGGTGACGCGGTGTTCGTCCCCCAAGGCGACATTGTGGTGCGCCCAGACACCGAATCGGGAATGGCGGGCGTGCCTCGCACCCCCGGTACCCCGCTCGTGTCCCCTGGCCGCGCGAATGCAACCCTGGTGGCGCTCGGCGTCGCCGCGTTCCTCGTGGTGTCGAACGAGATTGCCCCGATGGGTCTCATTCAGACGATGGCCGTTGACTTGGGGCGCAGCGAGGCCGAGTTGGGCATGACCGTGACCGTGTTCGCGCTCGCCACGATGGCGGCCACCCTTCCACTCGCGTTCCTCACCACCCACATGGTCCGGCGTTGGGTGATTGCGGGCACGATGGCTTTCTGGTCGATCGGGGCGCTCGTGGGCGCCGTGACGGACAGCTACCAGGGGATTCTCGCGTCCCGCGTCCTCACCGGGTTTGGCCACGCGCTGTTCTGGGCGGCCGTGACCCCCGCCGCCGCGGGCATGTTCCCGGCTGCCAGGCGCGGACGTTCGGTGGCACGACTGTTGCTCGGCGCATCGGCCGCGGGCGTGATCGGCCTACCTGCAGAGACCTACCTTGCGCAGCACGTCGGCTGGCATGCACCCTTCTGGATTCTGTCGGCTGGTGGCGCCCTGATGGCCATCACCGTCGCGATACTCATGCCCAGCTTCCGCACCCAGCAGTCCTCGATCCCGCGCGGCGACGTTCCGTCGAAACCCCGCTTCCTCAGGATCATGGCGATCACGATGCTGACGACGTGGGCCATGACGATGACGTGGACGTACTTTGCCGCCCTTGTCACCGACGTCACTGGCTTTGCCGACAGTACGGTGCCTGTGTTGCTGTTTGTCGGTGGATTCGTGGGTGTGGGCACCACGTGGATGGTCGCGCGCTACGTGGACCGTTGGCCCGTAAAGTCGGTGGTGGTTGGCCAATTTGGGCTGCTGCTTATGTGGCTCGGAATGGCACTTGGCAGCCACTCCAAGGTGGCCGTCGTGGCGATGATCTGCCTGCAAGGGCTGTCCTGGTCGGTCCTGGTGGTCGCGATGATCAACTGGGCGCTACGCCACACCCCGTGGACGTCCGACATCGGCAACGGAACCTATGCCTCCGTGTTCAACGCGGGAAATGCGATCGGCTCCCGCGTGGGCGCCGTGATCCTCGGCGCGTGGGGGGCGCAGTGGCTGCCAGTGGGTTCTCTGGCTCTCACGGCGGCGGCGCTCGTGCTCGTGCTCACGGTGGGCGGGTGGGCGAGCCGCGAGGGCGCCATACGCCGCGTGGTCGCTGGGGGTTTGCACAGGGGCGTCGGCTAG